One window of the Chanos chanos chromosome 11, fChaCha1.1, whole genome shotgun sequence genome contains the following:
- the cnga1a gene encoding cyclic nucleotide gated channel subunit alpha 1a encodes MTTVKHLIVPRREVCPLIEEDTGEDSEETSAPPSPGRLFNVNNNNNNEEEDKKEQGEKKAKKEKKKKKEKKKKEKNEKKETEKANEEKEKEKEKEKEKEKEKEKEKEKEKEKEKEKDKDKKERPKEVFVINPAGSLYYQWLCVITLPVMYNWTVIIARACFEELQHEYLIYWFLFDYLSDLLYLADMAFRTRTGYLEQGLLVKDEKLLLKRYMDSNQFILDAISMLPTDILYFFLGLNYPEIRINKLLRLDRMMEFFKCSETKTNYPNIFRICTMIMYIMIITHWNACMYFSFSKSIGFGADPWVYPALTEPEFGELMRKYSFSLYWSTLTLTTIGETPSPELDSEFLFHVVDFLVGVLIFATIVGNIASMISNMNAARAQFQARVDNIKQYMHVRKVSKDLETRVITYFDYLWNNNKAQDEREVLRYLPDKLKAEIGMKVHLDTLKKVRIFADCEAGLLIELVLKLRPQVFSPGDYICRKGDIGREMYIIKDGKLAVVADDGVTQFVVLGDGSYFGEISILNIKGSKAGNRRTANIRSIGYSELFCLSKDDLMEALTEYPDAKSMLEEKGRQILLKDGLIDLDPANLKPDERDMEDRVSRMYSTLELMTIKLKKLLGDHETTQRKLKRRIIQIERYAGEEVEEDEEEEEEEKKEEEVVVKEEAEEKAEEPKEEKKEEEQGEEKKE; translated from the exons ATGACGACGGTGAAACATCTCATAGTACCGCGGCGGGAAGTGTGTCCTCTCATAGAGGAGGACACAGGAGAGGATAGTGAGGAGACCAGCGCTCCTCCTAGCCCAGGACGACTCTTcaatgtcaacaacaacaacaacaatgaaga GGAGGACAAGAAGGAGcaaggagagaagaaagcaaagaaagagaaaaaaaa gaaaaaagaaaaaaagaagaaggaaaaaaacgaaaagaaagaaactgaaaaagcaaatgaagagaaagagaaggagaaagagaaggagaaagagaaagaaaaagagaaagagaaagaaaaagagaaagaaaaggagaaagagaaggagaaagacaaagataaaaagGAAAG GCCCAAGGAGGTTTTTGTCATTAACCCTGCGGGTAGCCTTTATTACCAGTGGTTATGTGTGATTACACTGCCTGTCATGTATAACTGGACTGTAATCATTGCCAG AGCCTGCTTTGAGGAGCTGCAGCATGAGTACCTGATTTACTGGTTCCTCTTTGACTATCTGAGTGACCTCCTGTACCTGGCTGATATGGCTTTCAGAACAAGAACTG GATACCTGGAGCAAGGCTTGCTCGTCAAAGATGAGAAGCTCCTGCTGAAACGCTACATGGACAGCAATCAGTTCATACTGGACGCGATCTCCATGCTTCCTACAGACATCCTGTATTTCTTCCTGGGTCTGAACTACCCAGAGATCCGGATCAACAAGCTTTTACGCCTCGATCGCATGATGGAGTTCTTCAAGTGCTCCGAAACCAAGACCAACTACCCAAACATCTTCCGAATCTGCACCATGATCATGTACATCATGATCATCACCCATTGGAATGCCTGCATGTACTTCTCCTTCTCCAAGTCCATTGGGTTCGGCGCTGATCCCTGGGTGTACCCTGCTCTCACGGAGCCCGAGTTCGGTGAACTGATGAGGAAATACTCCTTCAGCCTCTACTGGTCCACGCTGACACTAACCACCATCGGCGAGACTCCGTCCCCCGAGCTGGATTCTGAGTTCCTCTTCCATGTTGTGGACTTCTTGGTTGGCGTCTTGATCTTCGCCACCATCGTCGGTAACATAGCTTCCATGATTTCTAACATGAATGCAGCCAGGGCGCAATTCCAAGCGCGCGTCGACAACATCAAACAGTACATGCATGTCCGGAAGGTCAGCAAGGACTTGGAAACTCGAGTCATCACATACTTTGACTACCTGTGGAACAACAATAAGGCCCAAGATGAGAGGGAGGTTCTGAGATATCTGCCGGACAAGCTGAAGGCAGAAATCGGCATGAAAGTCCATCTTGACACGCTGAAAAAGGTCAGGATCTTTGCCGACTGCGAGGCGGGCCTCCTCATCGAGCTGGTGCTGAAGCTCCGCCCGCAGGTCTTCAGCCCCGGCGACTACATCTGCCGCAAAGGTGATATTGGACGCGAAATGTACATCATCAAAGACGGAAAGCTGGCCGTGGTCGCCGACGACGGGGTGACGCAGTTTGTCGTCTTGGGTGACGGGAGCTACTTCGGCGAGATCAGCATCCTAAACATCAAAGGCAGCAAGGCGGGAAACCGGAGGACGGCCAACATCCGCAGCATCGGATATTCCGAACTCTTCTGCCTGTCGAAAGATGATCTGATGGAGGCTTTGACGGAGTATCCAGATGCCAAGAGCATGTTGGAAGAGAAAGGAAGGCAGATCTTGCTAAAGGACGGTTTGATAGACCTGGACCCAGCCAATCTGAAGCCTgatgagagagacatggaggaCCGCGTGAGCCGTATGTATAGCACTCTGGAGCTTATGACCATCAAGCTGAAAAAGCTGCTGGGTGACCATGAGACCACACAGCGCAAACTTAAACGCCGCATCATCCAAATAGAGCGCTATGCCGGAGAGGAAGtggaagaagacgaagaagaggaagaagaagaaaagaaagaggaggaggtagTCGTAAAGGAGGAGGCGGAAGAGAAGGCTGAGGAACcgaaggaagagaagaaagaggaggagcaaggagaggagaagaaggagtgA